A genomic window from Flavobacterium azooxidireducens includes:
- a CDS encoding metallophosphoesterase family protein, translating to MKKILLLSDTHSFIDEKILKYVRLADEVWHAGDIGDLTVTDEIKKLKPLRAVYGNIDNDKARMEFPLNNRFFCEGVEVLITHIGGYPGKYNQTIRKELKNNPPKLFICGHSHILKVQFDKTLNLLHMNPGAAGISGFHQVRTMLRFEIDGEQIKALEIIEMEKKV from the coding sequence TTGAAAAAAATTCTTCTTCTTTCTGACACGCATAGTTTTATTGATGAAAAGATTCTGAAATATGTTCGTTTAGCCGATGAAGTCTGGCATGCCGGCGATATTGGTGATTTGACTGTGACCGATGAAATTAAAAAACTCAAACCGCTACGGGCTGTTTATGGTAATATAGATAATGATAAAGCTCGGATGGAATTTCCTTTGAACAATCGTTTTTTTTGTGAAGGTGTAGAGGTTTTAATAACACATATTGGTGGTTATCCTGGAAAATATAATCAGACGATTCGAAAGGAACTTAAAAATAATCCGCCAAAATTATTTATTTGTGGGCATTCGCACATTTTAAAAGTGCAGTTTGATAAAACATTGAATTTACTTCACATGAATCCCGGTGCAGCCGGAATCAGTGGCTTTCATCAAGTGCGAACAATGCTTCGATTTGAAATTGACGGAGAGCAAATTAAAGCTCTAGAAATTATTGAAATGGAGAAGAAAGTTTAA
- the truA gene encoding tRNA pseudouridine(38-40) synthase TruA has product MRYFIKLAYNGTNYHGWQTQPNAVSVQETLEKALSLLLKNKIEIVAAGRTDSGVHAKEMFAHFDFEEAIDSTFWVPKLNSYLPKDIVIHSIFEVNAEAHARFDAIERTYEYHIHSTKDAFINELSWYHFYPLNLEKMNQAAKILLEYTDFECFSKVNTDVFTFNCKIKNAFWQQNENQLIFTITADRFLRNMVRAIVGTMINIGQGKIEPEHLRTIIESKNRSQAGFSAPAHGLYLTQILYPYSTE; this is encoded by the coding sequence ATGAGATACTTTATCAAACTAGCATATAACGGAACCAACTACCACGGGTGGCAAACGCAGCCCAATGCAGTATCTGTTCAGGAAACATTGGAAAAAGCACTTTCTCTTTTACTTAAAAATAAAATAGAAATTGTGGCGGCCGGTCGAACAGATTCAGGAGTTCATGCCAAAGAAATGTTTGCTCATTTTGATTTTGAAGAGGCTATTGATAGTACTTTTTGGGTTCCTAAACTCAATTCCTATCTTCCAAAAGACATCGTAATTCATTCTATTTTTGAAGTGAATGCGGAAGCTCATGCCCGTTTTGATGCCATTGAAAGAACCTACGAATACCACATTCATTCCACCAAAGATGCTTTTATTAATGAATTAAGCTGGTATCATTTTTATCCTTTAAATTTGGAAAAAATGAATCAAGCGGCAAAAATTTTGTTGGAATACACCGATTTTGAATGCTTTTCAAAAGTGAATACCGATGTTTTTACTTTTAATTGTAAAATAAAAAACGCCTTTTGGCAGCAAAATGAGAATCAATTGATTTTTACGATAACTGCCGATCGTTTTCTACGAAATATGGTGCGAGCAATCGTGGGAACTATGATTAATATTGGCCAAGGAAAAATTGAACCGGAACATTTACGAACTATCATCGAAAGTAAAAACCGAAGTCAAGCAGGATTTTCTGCACCGGCTCACGGACTCTATTTAACCCAAATTTTATATCCATACAGCACCGAATGA